CAAGGCCGCCGACTTCGGCCAGTTGGTGATCTCGCAGCAGGAGGGCCGCACCGTGCGCCTGCGCGACGTGGCCAACGTCTACGACGGCCAGCAGGACGCCTACCAGGCCGCCTGGTTCGGCGGCAGGCCGGCGGTGGTGATGTACGTGTTCACCCGCGCCGGCGCCAACATCGTGGAGACGGTGGACCGGGTCAAGGCGCAGATTCCGATGCTGCGCGGCTACCTGCAGCCGGGCACCAGGATGTCCGCCTACTTCGACCGCACGCCGACCATCCGCGCCTCGTTGAACGAAGTCCAGGCCACGCTGCTGATCAGCCTGGCGATGGTGGTGCTGACCATGGCGCTGTTCCTGCGCCGGCTGGCGCCGACGCTGATCGCCGCGGCCACCGTGCCGCTGTCGCTGGCCGGCGCGGCGCTGGCGATGTACGTGATGGGCTTCACCCTGAACAACCTGAGCCTGCTGGCGCTGGTGATCGCGATCGGCTTCGTCGTCGACGATGCGATCGTGGTGATCGAGAACATCATGCGCCACCTCGACGAGGGCATGTCGCGGCTGGACGCGGCGCTGGCCGGCGCGCGCGAGATCGGCTTCACCATCGTCTCGATCACCGCCTCGCTGGTGGCGGTGTTCATCCCGCTCCTGTTCGCCAGCGGCATGATCGGCGCGTTCTTCCGCGAGTTCACCGTGACCCTGGTCGCGGCGATCTGCGTCTCGGCGGTGGTCTCGCTGACCCTGACCCCGGCGCTGTGCAGCCGCTTCCTGTCCGCGCACGCCGAACCGGAACGGCCGAGCCGCTTCGGCGCCTGGCTGGACCGCGTGCACGCCGGCATGCTGCGCGTGTACACCCGCGCGCTGGACTTCTCGCTGCGCCACGCGCTGCTGCTGGCGCTGACCCCGCTGCTGCTGATCGCCGCCACGGTGTTCCTGGCCGGCGCGGTGAAGAAGGGGTCGTTTCCCGCGCAGGACACCGGCCTGATCTGGGGCCGCGCCAGTTCCAGCGCCACCGTGTCCTTCGCCGACATGGTCAACCGCCAGCGCCGCATCACCGACATGCTGATGTCCGATCCGGCGGTGAAGATCGTCGGCGCGCGCCTGGGCAGCGGCCGCCAGGGTTCCAGCGCCAGCTTCAACATCGAGCTCAAGACCCGCGACGAGGGCCGCACCGAGACCACCGCGCAGGTACTGTCGCGGCTCAGCGCCAAGGCCGACCGCTACCCGGACCTGCAGTTGCGCCTGCGCGCGATCCAGGACCTGCCCAGCGACGGCGGCGGCGGCACCAGCCAGGGCGCGCAGTACCGCGTCTCGCTGCAGGGCAACGACAACGCGCAATTGCAGGAGTGGCTGCCCAAGCTGCAGGCGGCGCTGAAGCAGAACCCGAAGCTGCGTGATGTCGGCACCGATGTGGATACCGCCGGCCTGCGCCAGAACATCGTCATCAACCGTGCCCAGGCCGCGCGCCTGGGCGTGTCGATCGGCGCGATCGACGGTGCGCTGTACGGCGCGTTCGGCCAGCGCCAGATCTCCACCATCTATTCGGACCTCAACCAGTACAGCGTGGTGGTCAACGCGCTGCCCGAGCAGACCGCCACGCCGGCGGCGCTGGACCGGATCTACGTGCCCACGCGCAGCGGCGCGATGGTGCCGCTGACCGCGGTGGCGCACCAGGTGCCGGGCCTGGCGCCGCCGCAGATCACCCATCAGAACCAGTACACGACGATGGACCTGAGCTACAACCTGGCGCCTGGGGTGAGCACCGGCGAAGGCGACGCGATCATCAAGGCCACCGTCGACGGCCTGCGCATGCCCGGCGACATCCGCATCGCCGACGGCGGCGGCTTCGGCGTGCAGCTGCAGCCGAACTCGATGCTGGTCCTGGTGCTGGCGGCGATCGTGGTGGTCTACATCGTGCTGGGCATGCTCTACGAGAGCCTGGTGCATCCGGTGACGATCCTGTCCACGCTGCCGGCCGCGGGCATGGGCGCGCTGCTGGCGCTGTGGGTCACCAACACCGAACTGTCGGTGATCTCGATGATCGCGCTGGTGCTGCTGATCGGCATCGTCAAGAAGAACGCGATCATGATGATCGACTTCGCCGTGGTCGCCGAGCGCGAGCACGGCAAGTCGCCGCTGGACGCGGTGCGCGAGGCCTGCGTGGTGCGCTTCCGCCCGATCATGATGACCACGATGGTGGCGATCCTGGCCGCGGTGCCGCTGGCGGTCGGGCTGGGCGAAGGCTCGGAGCTGCGCCGCCCGCTGGGCATCGCGATGATCGGCGGGTTGTTGATCTCGCAGAGCCTGACCCTGCTCAGCACGCCGGCGCTGTACGTGATCTTCTCCTGCCTGCGCGAACGCTGGCGGGCGCGCCGCGCCCGGCGCCGTGCGCGACGCCTGACGCGTGCGGCGGGGCAACCGGCCGCATCGCACTAGTCGCCGCGAGGTATCGGCGCGGCGCTTGCGCCGGACCCTCACCCCAACCCCTCTCCCGGCGGGAGAGGGGCTAGGCTGCGACCCTTCTCCTCTCGGGAGAAGGTGCCCCGCAGGGGCGGATGAGGGTACGGGCGCAGCCTCGTGCTCCAGAACTCCGCGAGACGCTTCGCGCCGTACCCTCACCCCAACCCCTCTCCCGGCGGGAGAGGGACTAGGGTGCGCCCCTTCTCCCCTCGGGAGAAGGTGCCCCGTAGGGGCGGATGAGGGTACGGGCGAAGCCTCGTTTACCCAAACTCAGCGAGACGCTTCGCGCCGTACCCTCACCCCAACCCCTCTCCCGGCGGGAGAGGGGCTAGGTTGCGCCCCCTTCTCCCCTCGGGAGAAGGTGCCCCGTAGGGGCGGATGAGGGTACGGGCGAAGCCTCGTGCGCCCTAACTCCGCGAGACGCTTCGCGCCGTACCCTCACCCCAAGCCCTCTCCCGGCGGGAGAGGGGCTAGGTTGCGCCCTTCTCCCCTCGGGAGAAGGTGCCCCGTAGGGGCGGATGAGGGTACGGGCGCAGCCTCGTGTACCCAAACCCAGCGAGACGCTTCGCGCCGTACCCTCACCCCAACCCCTCTCCCAATGGGAGAGGGGCTTTGTGCTTAGCTCTGCAAGGCGTCCAGCGAGGCGCGCTCGATGCCGGCATAGATCGCGAACTCGTCGTGCACTGCGGCGCCCAGCGCCTGCTCGAATGCGGCGCGGTTGGCGTGCGCGGCATAGGCGCGCTGCTCGCCGCCGCCGAGGTTGGACTGGAAAATGCCTGCGGCGCTGACCGGCAGGAAGTCCTCGTAGACGATCGGGTCGGCGCTGGCCAGGCCGTCGGCGATCAGCGCTTCGGCGGGCTTGCCGGCCAACGCCGCGGCACCGGCGGCGCGGCCGGCATCGGTCAGCGCGTAGCGGAAATAGCCCAGGCCTTCGCGGCGCAGCGTGGCGTAGTCGTCGGGAAAATCGGCGAACGCGGCCTGCAGCCGCGCCGCGTAGTCGCCGCCGGCACTGCCATCGGCGGCGCGGGCGCGCTCCAGCAGGGCGTCGTACAGCGCGCGGCCCTTCGCGGTCAGGGCCAGCCCGCGCTGTTCGATCTCGCCGAAGCGCGCGGTGTGGGTGCCTGCCTCGGCGGCGCCATCGCCGGCCGGGAAGCGCACCGTTTCCTCCAGCGCCTTGAAGCTGGTCTGGCGCAACAGGATCGGGCAGCGCCGCCGCGGCGGGCCTTCGATCACCGCCTTGGCGTCGATGCCCCGGCGCAGCATCTCCGCCTGCGCCGCATCGATGTCCAGCGTGCGCGGGGTCAGGTGGTTGATGTGCGGGCCGTGGAAACTGACCACGTCGGCGATCAGCTTGTGCGCATCGCTCAGCGCGCGATAGGTCGGCAGCGGCACGGTCGCATCGCCATGCCAGCGGAAGGTCTCCAGCGCCTCGGCAACGAAGCGCTGCGCATCGGCCTCGCCCAGGCCGCCGTCGCGCTCGCAGCGTTCGATCAGCTGCAACGCGGCATCGGTGAAGATGCGCCGCTGCGCGAGGATCTGCGCCGCCTGTGCGCGCAGCGCCGGATCCTCGATCAGCTCCAGCCGCAGCAGCGAGGTGAACACGCGGAACGGATTGCGCGCCAGCGCCGCCGCGTCGAGCGGGCGGAATGCAGTGGAGTGCACCGGCACGCCGGCCACCGACAGGTCGTAGTACCCAACCGGATGCATGCCCATCACCGCGAACAGCCGGCGCAGCGTGGCCAGCTCCTCGGCGCTGCCGACGCGGATCGCGCCATGCCGTTCCTGGTCCAGCCGCGCGCGCTCGTCGTTACGCTGCAGTTGCGCGTCCAGCGCCGGGTCGGCGGCCAGGGTCGCCGCGTTGACCTGCGCCACCAACTCCATCAGCGTGCCGTACAGCGGCACCTCGGCGCGGTACATGTCGGACATGGCCTGCGCGAACAGGCTGCGGATGGCATCGGGCGAAACGAAGGCAGTGGTCATCGGGCGGTCCGGAGCGGCGGTAGCGCCGGACACGGGTCCGGCAGAACGCCTATTCTCGCGCCGCGGCGACGGCGCGGCCAGTCGTGCGGGGATTGACGCCATGTTGGCCGCATCCAGGGCGGAATGCGGAGCATGCACGCACGGAAGTCCAGGCAAGGTGCCGGATCGGAAAATCGGGCCGGAGAGCGCGGAACGCGGAGCATGCTCGGCGCGCAAGTCCAAGCAGGCACCGGCTCGGGAAAAATCGGAACGGAGGCGGTATCGGAAAGGCAGCATCTGCCGCCCGGCCATGACCGCTCACAGACCGGCTGCGACACCCCTGTGGGAGCGACTTCAGTCGCGACGAGCGAAGCAACAAGCTCGCGGGGTTTCCCATGCCATTCGGACATCCGTTCGGCCAGGTGGGTGTGTGCCAAGATCGCCGCGTCGCGACTGAAGTCGCTCCCACAAGGGATTTCGCTGGTTGCGTCCGCGCTGCGAAGGCATTGCGCGACGGTTCGCGTCCACCGACCATCCAGGGCGCTCCCTGCGGCGTCGCCGCCTACTGCGCCGCCGCCTGATCGCGCTGCGCGCGATCGCCGAGCTGGCGGCGCAGCAGCGCGTCCAGCACGATCGGGCGGTCCCAGTGGTCGTAGCTGGCGACGATGGCGTGGCGCAGCGTGCGGTAGGTCAGCGAGCCCGGCTCGACCTGCAGCGCGCGCGCCACGCCGGCCCAGTTCGCTGACGGGCCGGCGGCCGTTCGCGCACGCACCACCTCGCGGTACGGCACCCCCGCGGCCTTGGCCAGGAAGCCGGCAAAATAGATATCGCGCGGCGGCCAGCGACGCTCGCGCAGCAGCGCCTCGGCGTAGCCGCGCGGCAGCTGCGCATAGCGCGCGACCTCGTCGAGAAAGCTGTCCTGATAACGCGCGGCGTAGCGGTCGATGTCCAGCAACTGCCGGTCGATCCAGGGGTCGCCGCTGCCGGGTGCGTCGGTTGCAGCTGCGGTGGCGCTCGGCGCCGGCGCGTCCTGGGCCACGGCCGCGCCGGCCATGCATAGCGCCAGCGGCAGGATCAGACAGGCGGAGCGCAGGCGGGACGGCATGCGCCGATTCTGCCGGATGCCGGCATCGCTGTCAGGGTTTTGCGGGCGTCATGGAAGCCGCCACATCCGTCAATCTGGTGCAGCGCACGGCTGGCGCCAGCCTAAGAGCGGCTTGAATGGAAGATCGACGCCGACGGTGCGAGGCCACTACGACGAGAAGGAGTTGCAGCTGACGGTCCGACACCGCTGCCAGGCACCGAACCCGCCATGGACGTCGTCGTGCCTGCCAATCCGGCGGAACGCTTGGCTGGCGCGCGGCGCAAGATCGCCCTGGATGGAAAATCGACGCCGACAGCGCAGCGCCGTTGCGGCAAGAACAAACTGGACCGGCGGTCAGGCCAGCGCGGTTCCCGAGCCTGCTGGCCAACCGTTCGATCGGCATTGCGGCGGATGTGGCGACCCAGTTCTACACCCTGCTCGACGAAGCGGCGCAGGTCGCCTACCACAGCCCAAGACGCTGCATTCGATGCCGCGCGGGTCGGACGGCAGCACCTGCTTCTTCGCGCTACCTGCTGACCGCGACCAACAGCGCTGGCCGCGCAAGCGAGTGCTAGCCCCCATCGCGCCGCTGCCGTCGACGACGCAGCGCTCGGCAGCGACACGGCACCGGGGGCCGCTGCTGCGACCGCTCTCACGCCAGCGGCAACGCTCCCTGCGCAGCCGCATGCCGGTTCAGGTCGGCCACCGCCTGCGGCCAGTCCGCGGCCAGGGCCACCTCGCGCAGGCGCGGCTCATCGGCGGACAGCCCATGCTCGGCCTCGTGCGCCCAGGTGGTGGCATAGGGCGTGTGGATGCCCCAGCCGCCGAGCGCGATCACCGGCTCCACGTCCGAGCGCAGCGAATTGCCGATCATCACGAAGCGCTCGGCGCCGATGCCGAATTCGGCCAGCACCTTGGCGTAGGTTGTCGGGTCCTTCTCCGAGACGATCTCGATGCGCGGGAACAGCGCGCCAAGCCCGGACTGCGCGATCTTCGCTTCCTGATGGAACAGATCGCCCTTGGTGATCAGCACCACCTCGAAATCGGCGGCGATCGCAGCCACCGCCTCGCGCACGCCGGCGATCACCTCCACCGGATGCTGCAGCGTGGCACGGCCGATCTCGACGATGCGCTGCACATCGCGCGCGGAAATGCGCGCCTCGGTCAGCTCGATCGCCGCTTCGATCATCGACAGGGTCATGCCCTTGGCGCCGTACCCGAATACCTTCAGGTTGCGCCGCTCCACCGTCAGCAGATGCTGCAGCGTGCCGGCGTCGCGCAGGTCCAGGTACTGGCCGAGGATGGCTTCGAACGCCGCTTCGGCGTCGCGGTAGTAGTCCTCGCTCTTCCACAGGGTGTCGTCGCCGTCGAAGCCGACCAGGGCGATGGCGGAGGAGCGCAGAGCGGTAGGCGTAGGCATCGCGAAAGCATAGCAGCGCGGCTCATTGCGCTACAGGGTCGCCGGGGCCGGGCTGGTAATGCGCGTACTCCTCGCGCGACAGCGCGCCGTCGGCATCGGCATCGAACGTGTCGAAGGTCTCGCGCAGGACCGGGTCCGCCACGGCTTCGGCGCGGCCGATACGGCCGTCGCGGTCCAGGTCCAGCGCGGCGAAGCTGCGCGCGCCGGCGGCGGCGCCGGCATCGCTGGCGGGCGCGGGCGGCACCGGCAGGGTCGAGGCTGGCGGTGCGGGCAACGGCGGCAGCGGTGCCGGCGTCGGAACGGACGCGGGCGTCGGGACCGGCAGCGGCAGCACCGGCGCGGCCGGGTCCTGCTGCGCCGCAGCCACGCCGGCGGCGGCGAGACTCATCGACAACGGCGCCAGGCATAGGCGCAGCGAACAGCGGAACAGGGCCATGGCAGCCTCGGCGGTCGGCGGACCGCTACCCTACACCTTGTGCTGTGCCGAGGCTGACGGGCGCGTTGTTCCGTGTCCTGGCAAGGTGCGCACAGCAGAAGGGCGGCACCCAGGCCGCCCTTCCTTGCGCATGTTCCTCACGCATGCGCCTCGCTTGGAACTGCGCGGCGACCGGTGTCGCCGCAGCCACCCGCCGCAGCCGGCACGCGCCCTCGTCATGCGCGTGCCGTCGTCAGCGCGTTGCCGGATGACGCGTTATTTGCCGTCGCTGCCGGCCGCGCCGCCCTGCTGCTTGGCGACATAGGCCTTGTATTCGTCGGGCGTCAGCTTGTCGTTGTGGTCCGCATCGGCCTGCGAAAAGATCTGGCTGAGACCTGCGTTGACCTGCGCCTCCTGCTTGCTGATGGCGCCATCGCTGTCGGTATCCACGTCCGCCCAGGTCTGGCCGCCGCCCGAGGCGCCGGACTGTGCGGACTGGCCGGTCGCGCTGGTAGGCGACTGCGCCTGGGTGGCGGCATCGCTCTGCGCATCCTGGGCGAAGGCCGGCAGGGCCAGTGCGGCGGCGAGAATGGCGGCGGTACCGATCAGCGGCGTGCGGTTGCGAATGTTCATGGGTGGTCTCCTTTGCTCTCTCGGTTGTGGCATGCCCGGTCGAATCCGGTGCATGGCCACACCGTGCCGGTGCCAGGCTGAATCCATTCCCCTGCAAAAAATCGCAGGCAACGCTTCGTTAACCACTGCGCCGAACACACGCGCTACCGGCTTGGTTAGCGGCCGGTGAGCATGCGGTAAGCCGTTCGTTCGAGCCGTTTGCAAACTGGAAAAAAAGCGTGTTTTTCACACGGTTTCGCGATCGCCGTCGTCGGATTTTTCGCTTGAACGCGAACTGAACGCGACCCAGCCGGCGGCCACGCCGGCGAGCGCCCCGGACACTTCCAGCACCACGCGGGTGCCCAGTTCGTTCGGATCGTGGATGCTGGCCAGCGCCAGCCGCGCGTACAACGGCGACTCCAGGCGCACGATGCCGGTGTAGAACAGGTTCCAGCAATCGATCCCGGCGGACGCGACGACCGCGATCAGACACGACCAGCCCAGCGCATGGCCGTCGGTCCACTGCAGCCAGCGGCACAGGCGATGCCACAGTGCATAGATCAGGAACCCGACCGCGAGCGCGATCAGCCCGGCTTCGAGCGAGCCCAGCAGGCCGAAGTGCAGCGGCAGGTTCATTGCGGTGCTTCCAGTGGTCGAGAGCGCCAGTCTAGGCGGTGTCGCTGGCGATGTGCGGGAACGATGCCGCGTGCCGCGGCTGCGCATGGACGCATTGAGCCCGTACGCAGGCATTGGCTCCATGGAACCGACTCCCCGCGCTGCCGTCTTTCTCTGTGCAGCGCTTACAGGCCGGCATCGGCTAGAACGAATACGCTAGCCATCGTTCTCGGCGCTGGCGCTCACCACCGGCGCGCCGTCCTCGTCCCAGCGCACCGTCACCAGCATCGGCCGGCAACAGACCTGGCAATCCTCCACGTACTGCTGCGCCTCGACCGACGGGTCCAGGGCCAGGTCGATCCATTCGCCGCAATACGGGCATTGCAGGTCGATGAAGCTTTGCATGCCGGACATGATCTTGGCCTGTGCAGCGAAACGGGACGCCTAGCGTACCGGCACGTCGTAGGCGGTGCCGGGGCTGGGCTCGGGCTGGAAGGTGTAGTGCCACCATTCCAGCGGATAGTTGGCGAAGCCCTGCGCCGCCATCGCGCGCAGCAGGCGCTGGCGGTTCGCGCGCTGTGCGGCATCGATGCCGGGCGCGTCGGTATGCGCGGATGGATCGAAGAAGTCGAAGCCGGTGCCCATGTCCAGCGGCGCGCACTGGCCGCTGCGGCAGTCGAGCAGGCCCAGGTCGACGGTGGCGCCGCGGCTGTGGCCGGAGCTTTCGGCGATGTAGTCGCCGAGCAGCACCCGCTTGTCCAGGTGTGGGTAGTAGCGCGCCTTGCCGATCTGGTCGCCGAGGTCGCCGGCCCAGGCCACGAACGCGCGCACCGAGCGATGCGGCCGGTAGCAGTCGAACACCTGCAGGCGGTAGCCCTCGGCGTGCACCGCCTGCTGTACCCGCACCAACGCCTGCACGACCGGGGCCAGCAGGTAGCACTTCGGCGCGTCGTAGCCGGGCACCGGACGGCCGGTGAAGTTGTCGTGGCCGGCATAGCGGATGTCCAGCGCGATCTCCGGCGCGACGTCATGCACATCCACCAGCCCGGCCTGCGCGGGCGTGGTCGCTGGCGACAGAACTGGAGCGGCCGCCGCATTCATCGCGGCGCTCGCCATGACGATGGCGCACGCGCCGAACAAGGCGGACATGCAGCGTCGCGCAGGCGGCACCGAAGGGATGCGACACGGCAGGAAACGTGAAGCGGTGGCGGCGCGAGGCGGCATCCGCGCAGCATAGGCCATCGCCGCGCAGGGCGGTCGGCATGCGCCGTGGATTCGAGAGGGCGCGCGCCAGTCGCTGTGGCGGCTGGCACGCGGTGCGCGTCGGCAGGCAATAGAGGTCGCGATCGACCCTGTGCCCGCGAGCGAGCCGACACCGGCGGCCGTCCGACATTCCTGTCGGCGGCCGCCGGTGTCGGGCGACGCAGATCAGCGCGTCGGCGAGGGCGTGGACTGCGCCTGGTTGCGCTGCTGGTCCTGGGACTGCTCCTGCGCCTGGCGCTGGGTCTCGGCCGCCAACTGCTGCTGGCTCTGCTCCAGCGGCACCGCCGCGGCTTGCTGCCGGTCCACGTAGGCGCGGTTCACGTCGTGCGGATTGTTCGGGTTGCGCTCCACCGCGATCATGCCCTTACCGTCGGTGCTGTGCACCAGATCGTCGATGCGCGACATGCCGCTCAGCTTGGCCTCGAACGCCACCTGCCCGGCCGCGCGCTGCATCTCCTCACGGCTGCCGAAACCGCCATTCGGTCCCTGCTTCTCCATCTGCTTGACCGCTTGGTCGAACATCGGATTGTCGCGGCGCAACTGCTCCACGCCCTGTTGCTGTTGCAGATTCTTGTCGATGGAGGCGAGCGTTTCCGGGCCGGCCTTGCCGTCTACGCCCTTGAGCCGGTGGTCCTGCTGGAATTTCTCCACCGCCGCCTCGGTCTTCGGACCGTAGGTGCCGATGGCGTCCTTCGCGTCCAGGTACCCGAGCTTGGACAGCTTTTCCTGCATGTCCTTCACCGCGGCGCCCTGCTCGTTGCGCTTGAGCACGCCGTCGCCGTTGTCGGCATGCGGGCTGTTGCCGCCGTGGGACTTGTCCGGCTGCGACGTCCGCTCATGCTTGGCCGGCTGCTCGCCGGTCCGGGTGACCGTCTTGTCCTGGTCCGCCAGCTTGAGCAGGTCGGCCTTTTCGTTCTCGGCGCGGTTCTGCAGCGAATCCAGGGTCCTCTGCCTCTCCACCTTTGGGAACAGTCCCTTGACGTGGTCGGCCTTGTAATCCTGCACCGCGCCGACGATGTCCTTGTCCGAGAGCTTGGACAGGTCGTAGTCCTTGCCGAACTTCTCTTCCAATCCATTCAGGAACACGCCCGAGCCGCCCGGCTTCTTGTCGCTGCCGGGACCGTACTGGACCGCCGTGCTCCACAGCGCATCCTGCACCGCCGGACCGCGGTCGGACAGGTCCACGCCCTTGTCCTGCAACCGGTCGACCAGCCTGTCGTAGTGCGTGCGCTTGATGTAGTCGTGCTGCTCCTGCGCGAAGGTGTCATCGGTCCTGGCCAGGTCCTTCCACTTTGCGCTGAACTCGGCCGAGCCGGGCTTCAGGCCGGCGAAGTCGTCGGCGTACTTGCTGTCCTTGACGAAGGCCGCGACGGTGCCGCCCACGATGACGGTGCCTTCCTTGGTCTTGACCTGCGAGGTCATCTGATAGGAGCCATAGGACACGCCGCCGGGATCGTCGATGCCCGAAGACACCGTGCTCGCCCCGCGACCGCCGGTCTCGTAGTGCTTGGAGGTCTGCCCCAGTTCCCAATCCTTGTCGCTCATCGTCCATCTCCTTGTCTAAAAAGTTGCATTGCAAAAAACCACTGAAGGAATCAGCGCGCTTCCAGTTCGTCCGCGCGCTTGGCCGTCATGTCCAGACGGCATTCGGCGGCGTCCACGCGCCCCGCCTGCCCGCTGTCGGGATCATAGAAACACTGTTCGTCGCGATCGGCGACCCACTTGCGCTGCTGCTCGCGCAGCGCGTTCTTTTCCGCATCGCCCAGCTTGACCATCAGCGCCTTGTAGACGGTGTTCAGGCGGCCATCCTGGTATTGGTATTCGGTATCGATGCAGTCCTGCATCGTCGGCGTCACGCCAGCGGCGGCGCTGATGCATGCGTCATAGGAAGGTCGCAGCACGACGGTCTCTCCTGAGGGTTTCGATGGTGCGGCGGCGGCATCCGCCTGGGTGGACGTCGCGCTCGCCGCTTGCGGATCGGCCGCTTGCGGATCGGCCGCGGGCGCATCGCCTGCGGGCGCCGCCGATGCGGTTGCCGGCGCACTGGCGGCGGGTGCCGACGCAGAAGCCGATGCCGGCGCCGGCGCGGAAGATCCGCCGTTGCACGCAGCGGTCAGGCCGCAGAGCGCCAGCACGCAGGAAACATGAAAAATCTTGACGATGGCCACTGTCGGAATTCGCCTTGTGGTGATGCGGATGAGGGAGGGCAGTTCTAAACGATCGTCGAAACCATGTCCAACGCGGCGTCGCGTTGCGACGTCACGCGACGCGATGTTCGAACGACGCCACGATGCTGCAGGCAGCGCGAAGATCGGTGGAGCGTCTTGCCTCGGACGTCCACTTCAACCACGCGATTTGCAGCCCTGCGCACAGCAATCCCAATCGCTGCGCAGGCGTTGCCTGGCAGGCCACCACGCGGCTTGCAGCACGCTCGCCGGCAGCCAGCGCGATCGGCAACCGCAGCGGCCTCGGCTGCCGTCCGACACTTGTCGGCGGCAGCCGCTGCCGGCGTGCGGATCAGCGCGTCGGCGACTGCGTCTGGGTACGCTGGTCCTGGGTCTGCTGCTCCTGCGCCTGACGCTGGGTCTCGGCCACCAATTGCTGCTGGCTCTGTTCCAGCGGCACCGTCGCGGCATGCTGCTTGTCCACGTAGGCGCGGTTCACGTCGTGCGGATTGTTCGGGTTGCGCTCCACCGCGATCAGGCCCTTGCCGTCGGTGCTGTGCACCACGTCGTCGATACGCGACATGCCGCCCACCTTGGCCTCGAACGCCACCTGCCCGGCCGCGCGCTGCAGTTCCTCGCGGCTGTTGAAACCGCCGTTGGGCCCCTGCTTCTGCAGCTTCTCCAGCGCCTGGGTGAACAGCGGATTGTCGGCGCGCTGCGCCTCGGCGGCCGCCGGGTTGAGCTTGGCCTCCTTGCCCTGCGCCTGCAGCTTGCTCAGCGCATCGAGCGTGACCTTGTCGGCGATGCCGGTCGGCTCGATGCCCTTCTCGCGCTGCAGGTTGGCCACCACTTCCTTGGTCTTGTCGCCGTAGTAGCCGGTGCCGGTCAGCAGCTTGCCGCTGTTGTCCTTGATCCCGAGCTCGATCAGGCTCTGCTGCATCGCCTTCACGTCGGGGCCCTGCTCGCCCGGCTTCAGCCCGGTACGCGCATCGCCGCCCTGGTGCTGCGACTGGGTCTGCTGCCTGTCCTGCAGCAGGTCGCGCGCCTTGGCCAGCGGGTCGGACGCGAACAGCTTGGCGTTCTTGTGGCCGGCCAGGTAATCGTCCAGCGGCATGGTGTTCACGCCCTTGCTGCCGCTGGACTGGCTGACCTGCAGTTCGCCGCTCTTCGGATCGCGCACTACCATCAGGATGTGGTCGATGCCCTTCCAGTGCTCGTGCTTGGTGTTGCCGGCATCCACGCCGATCACCATGCCTTCCTTCAGCGCGCCCGGCTTGAACACGTCCTGGCCCTGCAGCAGCACGCCGGAATTGTCGAACGCTTTCTTGACGATGCCGCCGGAACC
This sequence is a window from Xanthomonas sp. CFBP 8443. Protein-coding genes within it:
- a CDS encoding EF-hand domain-containing protein produces the protein MNIRNRTPLIGTAAILAAALALPAFAQDAQSDAATQAQSPTSATGQSAQSGASGGGQTWADVDTDSDGAISKQEAQVNAGLSQIFSQADADHNDKLTPDEYKAYVAKQQGGAAGSDGK
- a CDS encoding EF-hand domain-containing protein, whose amino-acid sequence is MALFRCSLRLCLAPLSMSLAAAGVAAAQQDPAAPVLPLPVPTPASVPTPAPLPPLPAPPASTLPVPPAPASDAGAAAGARSFAALDLDRDGRIGRAEAVADPVLRETFDTFDADADGALSREEYAHYQPGPGDPVAQ
- a CDS encoding M15 family metallopeptidase; protein product: MASAAMNAAAAPVLSPATTPAQAGLVDVHDVAPEIALDIRYAGHDNFTGRPVPGYDAPKCYLLAPVVQALVRVQQAVHAEGYRLQVFDCYRPHRSVRAFVAWAGDLGDQIGKARYYPHLDKRVLLGDYIAESSGHSRGATVDLGLLDCRSGQCAPLDMGTGFDFFDPSAHTDAPGIDAAQRANRQRLLRAMAAQGFANYPLEWWHYTFQPEPSPGTAYDVPVR
- a CDS encoding VOC family protein: MTTAFVSPDAIRSLFAQAMSDMYRAEVPLYGTLMELVAQVNAATLAADPALDAQLQRNDERARLDQERHGAIRVGSAEELATLRRLFAVMGMHPVGYYDLSVAGVPVHSTAFRPLDAAALARNPFRVFTSLLRLELIEDPALRAQAAQILAQRRIFTDAALQLIERCERDGGLGEADAQRFVAEALETFRWHGDATVPLPTYRALSDAHKLIADVVSFHGPHINHLTPRTLDIDAAQAEMLRRGIDAKAVIEGPPRRRCPILLRQTSFKALEETVRFPAGDGAAEAGTHTARFGEIEQRGLALTAKGRALYDALLERARAADGSAGGDYAARLQAAFADFPDDYATLRREGLGYFRYALTDAGRAAGAAALAGKPAEALIADGLASADPIVYEDFLPVSAAGIFQSNLGGGEQRAYAAHANRAAFEQALGAAVHDEFAIYAGIERASLDALQS
- a CDS encoding CPXCG motif-containing cysteine-rich protein, which produces MSGMQSFIDLQCPYCGEWIDLALDPSVEAQQYVEDCQVCCRPMLVTVRWDEDGAPVVSASAENDG
- a CDS encoding HAD family hydrolase, giving the protein MPTPTALRSSAIALVGFDGDDTLWKSEDYYRDAEAAFEAILGQYLDLRDAGTLQHLLTVERRNLKVFGYGAKGMTLSMIEAAIELTEARISARDVQRIVEIGRATLQHPVEVIAGVREAVAAIAADFEVVLITKGDLFHQEAKIAQSGLGALFPRIEIVSEKDPTTYAKVLAEFGIGAERFVMIGNSLRSDVEPVIALGGWGIHTPYATTWAHEAEHGLSADEPRLREVALAADWPQAVADLNRHAAAQGALPLA
- a CDS encoding efflux RND transporter permease subunit: MNLSAPFIRRPIGTALMAIGLFVIGMMCYLRLGVAALPNISIPVIFVQASQAGADASTMAATVTAPLERHLGQLPGIDTMRSSSSEGNSQVFMVFQNDRNIDSAAQDVQTAINAAQADLPSGLSTPRYQKANPNDDPVIAIALTSDTQSADELYNVADSLLAQRLRQISGVASVDIGGASTPAVRVDVNLRALNAMGLTPDDLRNAVRAANVTSPTGFLSDGSSTTAIVANDSVAKAADFGQLVISQQEGRTVRLRDVANVYDGQQDAYQAAWFGGRPAVVMYVFTRAGANIVETVDRVKAQIPMLRGYLQPGTRMSAYFDRTPTIRASLNEVQATLLISLAMVVLTMALFLRRLAPTLIAAATVPLSLAGAALAMYVMGFTLNNLSLLALVIAIGFVVDDAIVVIENIMRHLDEGMSRLDAALAGAREIGFTIVSITASLVAVFIPLLFASGMIGAFFREFTVTLVAAICVSAVVSLTLTPALCSRFLSAHAEPERPSRFGAWLDRVHAGMLRVYTRALDFSLRHALLLALTPLLLIAATVFLAGAVKKGSFPAQDTGLIWGRASSSATVSFADMVNRQRRITDMLMSDPAVKIVGARLGSGRQGSSASFNIELKTRDEGRTETTAQVLSRLSAKADRYPDLQLRLRAIQDLPSDGGGGTSQGAQYRVSLQGNDNAQLQEWLPKLQAALKQNPKLRDVGTDVDTAGLRQNIVINRAQAARLGVSIGAIDGALYGAFGQRQISTIYSDLNQYSVVVNALPEQTATPAALDRIYVPTRSGAMVPLTAVAHQVPGLAPPQITHQNQYTTMDLSYNLAPGVSTGEGDAIIKATVDGLRMPGDIRIADGGGFGVQLQPNSMLVLVLAAIVVVYIVLGMLYESLVHPVTILSTLPAAGMGALLALWVTNTELSVISMIALVLLIGIVKKNAIMMIDFAVVAEREHGKSPLDAVREACVVRFRPIMMTTMVAILAAVPLAVGLGEGSELRRPLGIAMIGGLLISQSLTLLSTPALYVIFSCLRERWRARRARRRARRLTRAAGQPAASH